The Molothrus ater isolate BHLD 08-10-18 breed brown headed cowbird chromosome 6, BPBGC_Mater_1.1, whole genome shotgun sequence genome segment TGCAAAAAGGTGTTCCTGCatgtcccacagctcctggcaccccTTGTGACCATGACCTCACTGTGTTGACAGATCCCTGCATTCCCAACCCTCACCTTGTCCTTGCCTTGTGTTGAATAAATGTTGAATGACCCCAAAAAGGCCGGGTGGGCAGAGGGGTACTTCAGGTCCCCTTTGCCCCAACTCCTGGGGTGACATTGGGGGTGGCACCCATggtgtatgtgtgtgtctgGGATCCGTGCAGCAGCCAGAGTTGGAGTGTCTGCCCTGGGGCCACTGTGTCACCCCAAGGGACATCATTGCTGTACAGGACATCAGCACCCTGCAGGGCATCATCACCCTGCGGGACATCACTGGAACTGTGCAGGAGATCAGCACCCTGCAGGGAATTTTCACCCTGTGGGTCATTATCACCCTGTGGAGCATCATCACCCCAAGAGACACAGTCACCATATGGAGCATTGTCACCCCGTGGGGCACTGTCACCCTGTGGGGCATCGTCACCCTGTGGGACATTTTCACTCTGCATGGCATCAGCACCTGTGTGGCATCCTTACACCCTGCATCATTGTCACCCTGCGAGGCAGACATCGTCGCTCACAGGGCATTGTCACCATGTGCCAGCCCCTGTGCTCGCTGCCggctctctgctcctcccacgtgctctgcctgtgcagggacacaatGGCTCTCTGTGGCTCTGCCTGCTTGGGGACAGGAACCTctccttctgccttttctgcctGCCTAGAGACATGGGCATCTCCTGGCTCCTCAGGGACCAGGTCActctcccctgcccagggacaggatcCTTGAGTGCCTACACGGAAACAAGCTCATTTGTGCCTGATCAGGGATGTGGGGATCttctggctgctcagggagagtGTACCCCTCTGCCTGCTTGGGAACATGGCCATTTTCATCAGCCTGGGGACAGTAGCCCTCTCTGCTTACTGCCAGCCTACTCAGGGACATGGGCATCCTTTTGCTCCTTGGGGACAGGAACCCCTTCTGCCTCTTCTGCCTGCTTGGAGACATGGGCATCTCCTGGCTCCTTGGGGCAAGATcatttctgccagcacagggataCGCGCATCTTCTGGCTGCTCAGGAACAGGATCCTCTCTGCCTGCTTGGGGACATGGCCACTTTCAACTGCTTGGGGACAGGAGTGCTCTCTGCTTACTGCCAGCCTGCTCAGGAACATGGCCATCTTCTGGATCCCTGGGGACCAGATCACTTTCCCCTGCGTGGGGACAGGACCCTGGAGAACCTACTTGGGGACAAGAACATttctgctggctcagggacatGGGCATCTCCTTGGGTACAGGGTCCTACTCTGCATTCTGGGGGACATGGGAATCTTCTGGCtccttggggacagggtggtCTTTGTCTGCTCAGGAACACAGACACTTTTCCCTGCTTGGGGACAGAAGCCCCCTCTACATGGGacatctcctgctgccctgggagcaaGATCACATTCGCCTGCTTGGGGACAAGACCCTGACTACGCATCTGGGGACAAGAtctgcctgcctggggacatgggcatctCCTGGCtccttggggacagggggcCTGACCAAGCCCCTCCTGTGGCACCCAGCTGGATAGGCGTCCCCTTCATCAGGCACCACTGATGCCTCGAGATGATGGCACTGATGCCATGGTCCCCAACCAGACCtctcactgtccccatgtcccctaGGCTGGCAGCAACACTGAGGTGGCTCCCAGGACTGCTCATCTAGCTTGGTTCAACCTCATCACTCCAAATCTGAGGAGACACTGGCACCAAGactgggggctgccagggcaggccCATGTCCCAGCCTCTCACTGGGGTCCTCCCAGTAGCCACCGGTTTTTGTGTACTGGAGCTGGTGGCTtcactggcactgctgagggtCCCAGCTGATTGCTGGGGTCTTCCCAGAACCCACCAGTTCCCACATACTGGAGCTGGTGGGGTCACTGGCACTGAGATCTGGAGGTCCTAGGGCTGGACCATGTCCCAGCTGCTCACTGGGGTCCTCCCAGTAGCCACCAGTTCCTGCACACTGGAGCTGGACACgtggacacacacacacacacacattgatACCACactgagtgccagggctggaccaTGTCCCAGATGCTCACTGGGGTCTTCCTAATAGCCATCAGTTCCCACACACTGCATGTGGTGGGGTCACTGGCACTGCATGGAGGGTCCCAGGGCTGGAATCACTGCAGGATTCCTGCCACTCAGTGGGGGATCACAtctgggatggggatgctgaGCCATCCTCCCAGCAGTCACCAGTTCTCACCTATCAGAACTGGTGGGGTCATTGGCATCCACCCACTCACTGGGGTCCTCCAGTTCCCAcacttcagagctgctgatgtCACTGGTACGGAGACCTGGGGGTGACCTACCCCCAGGCCACCAGACCGAGGTCCATGACCCACTGGTGACAGCAACCCAtgtgcccagtgccaccatgggAGGGCACGACACCTTGCCACGGGTCTGTCAGGGGCAGTGGGTGGGTGACACTGCAGCATAACCGTGCTGTTGCCTCGCAACAGCTGGCACCGAGGACAGGTGATGAGGAGCCAGTGTCACCGACCCCACGGCCACCgcgggaggagctggaggagccgGCCACGCTGCCCGCCCGTGTCAGCAGCGTCCAGCTGGAGGGCTACCTCGGCCGCAAGCACGACCTGGAGGCGGCCACCAAGCGCGCATCCAACCGGTAGGCacggcagcggcggcggcgagcGCGGTGTCCCCGGCggggcagtgtccccagggtgaCACGGTGCTGGTGCAGGTCATGGAGCACGCGGTACTGTGTCCTGCGGGGCGGCCAGCTCGCCTTCTTCAAGGACGCTAAGAGCCGCGCGCTGGGGCTGCCGTGCCAGGGCGAggagcccctggggctgtgggacgCCCGCTGCGAGGTGCCCGCGGGCTACAAGAAGAAGAAACACGTCTTCAAGCTCAGGTGAGGGTGCGGCGCCTTGCGGGGTGGCACAGTGGGCATGCATGGCACTGGTGTCTGTGCTCTGTCCCTAGGCTCAGCAACGGCAGCGAGTGGCTTTTCCATGGCAAGGATGAGGTGAGGGGTggcctggggggacacggggtaGCTAGTGGAACccagggggcacagggtggcTGGGGGATGTGGTGGTGGTCAGCAATGCCCAAGGAGACATGGGTGGTCAAAAGGTCCAGAGGGACACAGGTTGTTCCCAGGGGGACACCAGTGGTGCCCAGGGATATATGGGGTGGCTGTAGTTGTCATGGGGATGGGGTGGTGGCCAGCAGTGACTGGGGTACACAGGAATGGCCAGGGGAATGTAGTCAGCAGTGGCCAGCAATGCTCAGAGGGGCAGGGGATGGCCAGCGGTGCCATGAGGACACAGtgaggggctggcagtgcccgaGGGGACATGGGTGCCTGCAGAAGACTTGAAGCAACTGGCATCActcagggggctctggggttgGCTGGGACTCTGTTGGGCGCCAGGGAAGCCCCCCTGACCACCCCTCATGCCcgcaggaagagctgcaggcctggctgcaggggctgagcgCGGCCATCACGGAGTGTCGGGGCAGCCGTGGGAAGGTGCAGAGCCTCCCCCTGCCCATACCCCCGGCCCCCCCTGAAGCCCCCCTGCCCCGCAAGGACAAGGAGAAACGCTTCAGCTTCTtcccaaaaaagaaataacccCCCTGGATggcgggggggggaggggaaatgACACCCCACGTCACGCCAGCGGGGCCACACGTGCGTAAGGAGACGCGTGTGCGGTGCCTGTACAGGTGCCACCAGGTCCAGAGGGGCACGCGGGGGTCATGCGTGGGcaggagccccccagcccccccgCCATGAGCACACGTGTCCGTGTGCacagtgtatatatatatatttgtatttatatatatacatacatttaCACGCTTCAGGCACACCCCTGTGTGGAGGCGGCCGCAGGCGCCCCCCAGGCATGTGCCCCCCAGTGCCCATACGTGTCCCTGCACGCACACGTCTGCACACGTGTGTCCCCGCATGCAGGTGCACCCCCGGCCCCCCTCCGCACGCACGGCACAGGTGTGCGCCCCACAGGTGTGCATGGACCCCCCAGCACCTGCACGGGGGGTGCGTGGGTGCCCCCCAAAGCCATAACACCCCCCCCACTGCAGCGCGTGGGTGCAGAGGGGGGACCTCCTGGCCCCCGCGGGCACCAACCAAAGAGCGTCAGCCCATGGGGGCCCCTCTCTGGCACCCCCATCCCGTGCCCCCCCCAGCCGGGGTGGGGGGGCCCCCTGCACCCCGCAGCTGGGCCGAGACacccggggggggggggggggggggcgggcgACCACAGAGGAACTTTGGgttcagtttggggttttttttctaataaagatGTGAAAGCAAgtggggagcagtgctgggtgccTGTGGAGCACGGGGCGCCGCTGGTACTTGTAGTGGGAGGTTCTTGCGGTGCCCCAGGTCCTGTGGGCAGAGAGTACCGGGGGTGTCCCTTGTCCAGAACAGGTTGGGAGTCCCCAGGGTCCTCCGTCTgccaggtgggtttgggagTCCATGGGGTGCCCCTTCTCCTGGACAAGCTGGGGGTCCATGGGGTGCTCCTTCTTTCAAGAGGGCTTAGGGTCCATGGGGGTGCCCCTTCTCCTGGGCAGATTGGAAGTTCCCAAAGGGTTCCTTTTTCCAAACAGCCTGGAGGTCCATTTGGTGCCCCTTCTTCCAGGCAGGTTGAGGATGCATGGGGTGACCCTTCTTCCAACTAGAATTGAGATCCATGTGGTGCCCCTTCTCCCAGGAAGGTTGGGGGTCCATGGGGTGCTCCTTCCTTTGGAGTCCACAGGACACCCGTTCTACCCGTTCCTGCCCCTAGCTGGCAGCGTCGAGGGTCTGAAACTTCTGCCGCAGGTCCCTGACGAGGCCGTGGCGCAGCGGCTCGGGGCTGCCGGGGGTCTCGGGACAGCGCCGCCGGTACTCCTCGGACGCCTGGTAGGCTTTGCAGCGCTCCACCACGGCCTTCAGGCAGATCTTCTCCCGCGTGGTGGGCGAGCGGATCTGCACGTAGGCCGGGGGCTCTGGCAGCCGCTCCAGCACTACCACCCGCTGCCCTGGGCCCAGAGGGGCTTCGGAAGCCACCCACAGCGCCCCGTCACTGCTGTACCGCGCTGGTGCCGGGCTCGGGGTGTTGGAGCCCCCGTTGGTCTCAGCGCTGCGGCTCCGGGCACTGCCCCGCTCCTTCCCGGCTGGGCGCCCACCGCGGCTGGGACCCTCGGGCGCCGAGCGGCTGCGGCTCACCAGTGGAGGCCGCGGGCCACCGAAACGTGCACGGAGCTCCTGCACATCGGGCCAGGTGAAGGGTTCGGCGCCCACGGGGCTCGAGGGGCTGCGGGGGCCACGTGGGGATGGGGATGCCACCAGTGCCTCGTcctgaggcacagccagcaaAGGGGTGCTGGGAGTGGGGTCCCCGTCCTCCTGTGGTGTCAGTGGAGGGCGGCGGGTGCCGGCGCGGCGGCTCTTGATGCGGAGGCTGTACTGCCGCGCCAGCTGGTACACCTTGGTGCCCAGGTGAGGgggtgtcagcagcagctgcgggggtggccctgggggtgACACCGCGGTGCCCACATCATCCTCCTCCAGGATGAGCAGCGGCTCGGGAGGCTGCGCCCCATTCTCCTGGCACAGTTCTGGTGCCTCGGGCTGGgaggggggctcagggctctcGGGGGGCCGTGGGAGCCCATTGAGGCGGCACACGGAGCTCCGCACCAGCCCCTTGGGGATGAAGGAGAGGCTCTCGCGGCGGCGCACCCCGAAGCCGGCATCGCGGTGCTCGGCATGGCCATAGTAGCTCTTGATCTTGTCGAGGAGCAGGCGGTCCCGGTTGGAGAGCAGCGATTCCCGGCGGGCTCTGATGAAGGGCTCAGGCGAGGGGATGGCACTGCGGGACTCCCCAGGCTCCGCAGATTCGAGCGGTGGGCCCCCATCCAGGCTGAGGGTGCTGCCACCATGGCTGGGGGTGCGTCCCAGGGTCCCCTCCAGCGCCAGGCTGCTCCTTCGGGACAAGCTGCTGCCGCCACCGAACCGCTCAGCAATGACGCTGGCCTGGTCCAGCACTGAGGGTGGCAGGATGCTGGCggctccttccccctcctcctcctcctcctcctcctcgctgcTCAACACCTGCAAATCCTCCGCAGTGTGCTCCGGTTCCCTGTCCCCGCTGTGCAGCGCCAGGGTCCCCACCAGGGACGGGGATTTGGGGACCTTGGGGtgctcctcagcactgctgttaGGGGTGTGGGTGCCGGGTCCCTGGGCACTCCTGGGTGGGGGCCGGGGGGTCACACTGACCTTCTCACAGCTCCCTGGCCCCCAGCTGCTCGGCCGCTTGGGTCCCTCCAGCACCCATGGGTGTTCCCCAGCCTGGGCAAGACAAATGTGGGGAGTCATGAGCTGGGGGGTCACCCTGGTGATCCGAGCAGGTTAAATCCCAGCCAAGCCATGGGGCCCTGGGAGGGAGCACTGAGAGAACATGGGGTGCCCTGGACTGGAGTGGGATGTCCTGGTAGTGAGGCAGGGTACCCCAGGAGTGGTGTGGGAGTGCCCCAGAAGCAATTTGGGGTGCTCTGCATGCCCTCCCCGCGGTCTGAAGGGCTGGTGTAGGTacctgctcctcctggggctccaACAGCAGATCCCTGGActctggcagctcctcctggcagtCCTTGCCCAaagcctcctcttcctcctcctcctcttcctccgcCACCATGCCCTCAACCgctgcccaggctctggggtgCTGGTGTGGTTCCCCCATTTCCAGGAGCGCCCCATTGCTGCCGGTATTCTGTGTGGGGGTGAGCGCCAGGCTCAGCgccccgtgccagggctggagggactgGGCACCCCAACCCACCACACCCGGCCTTACCTTCAGCCCTGCCAGCCGGGatagagaaaagcagagattaGTGGAGGGAGCACCCGAAATTCCCCCCCATGGCCCTCAACCACCCCTCTGCCTGCCACACTGATGCCGTGGTCGTACCAGCTCACCTTGCTCGCCCAGGTGCCACAGGTTGTGCTTGGTGGGCTCTGGGGGGAGGGGAGATGACAGTGGCatcacccccgtgtcccccaaCTCATCAGCACCCCGAGCCCCCTGATCTCGTCCGCTGTCCACACCCGACTGCCTGCgccccccgtgtccctgcagccGCTCCAGCAGCGTCTCCATGTGCCCCTGGTGCTGGAAGGGCTCTGTGGGAACAGGGACGGGGCACCAtcagcacccagtgccaccctcccTGCGGGCATTGTTGTCacccagccacagctgggccCTGGTGAAAGGGTGACAGAGGGGTAGCGTGGTGGGAACACATGGACAGGAGGGACACTGGTGACACGTGGCTCTCACCAGACTGCCGGCGTCCCTGGAGTGGCTCGGTGGCAGCGTcacccaggggctggcaggaccAGCTCTTCTTCAGGCGCTCAGGGCTGCAACGGGGCAGGCGTGGGGGatctgtggggacagggagtgACACCAGGGAAAATGGGGGGGTAGGAGTAAGGCAGAGACGGAATGGTAGGGCACTGGTGGCACTTACAGAACAGGTCCATCTCCAGGATGGCTTCCTTAGCCTGGGTAGAGGGAGGATGGAGAGAAATGAGGCAAAGGTGGGGTACAGCTGTCCCCCGTCACTGTGCCAGGTGGTCCCTGGTGTCACTGAGGTGCCCACCCCACCAACCTCACCTTTTGGGGGATGGTGGCATGGTGGTTCTCCAGGATGAGCCGCTTGATGTGGTGAGTCCACACGCGCTTCTCCTCCACGCTCTTGGcctgaggggcacagggagggcagtgggGTCGGGCAGGGGGTTCCAGGGTGTTTCCCCAGGGTGCCCCCCACTCCAGGCCCCCCtacctgcaggctgtgctgctgcttgccaTGCTTGTAGTGTGCCAGGCTGAAGCACAGAGAGTCCCTCGTGCTCTCAATCAGCATCAGCGAGGAGCACTGCCGGGAGAGGCATCAGCATCCCTGGAACTTcccaccccagcacccaccGGGGTCCCTGGCACTCACTGGGCTCCCCCGTTCCCAGCATTCCCCAGTTCCCCCAACCCCAGCACTCACTGTGGTTCCTGGCACCCACCCTGTGCCTCCATCCTGGGCATCCACAGGAGTCCCTGGCACCCAGAGGGgctcctccccccccccccccccccatcacCCTCAGTCTCCTGTCTCATCCCGCACCGGGATGTGGCTCTTGTAGACATAGTGGTCCCCACGGCGCTTGGTGATCAGCAGGGCCTTGTCGAAGAGGAAGAGGGCACGGTCGTGGCGCACCCGCTGTGTCCGAAATGTgccctccagcaccagctccccgTAGCTCGTCAGGTCtggccccttccagcccagcagcagcgaCTGGATctcctgcacagacacagggGCATCAGCACCCTTGCCACAGTGCCCATCTCGTGTCACACCTGGTGCCACCCACCACCCCTGTGGTGcctccctggtgtcccctggtgcCCACCTGCTGGCGGATGGCGTGCTCATGCTTGCGCTTCATGTCATTGATGTACCAGGCCACGCAGGTCATGGTGTCGATggcctccagcaccagctcgTAGTCATCCCCTGCCTTGTGCTCGAAGTGCCTGGCAatctcctgggcacagcacgTGGCATCAGGACATGGGAATGTGACTGCTCCAGGCACCCAAGCCAATGCCCTGTACCACCCCAGGTAGCCAGGCTAGCCAGCCACAgcccctccctgtgtccccccaggctATGCAAGGTGCCCACGCCACAGCAGGTGCCCACGCCGTGCCGTGCTGGGCACCAGGCActcacctggagcagcaggtggTACTTGAGGATCCTCTGGACAGGCTTAAGCAGGTAGGCCCCAAGGGGCAGCGCGTGGCGCAGCCGCTCCTGGCATTCCCGTAGGAACCGTGCCTGGACCTTGCTCCTCATGCACTCAGTCAGTGCTGCCACCGAGCTgcgggcagggagggggctcagaTCCCTGCCTACCCTTGTGCCCCCTGCtcacctccctgctcacccagctgtgcctccaACCCACCTGGGGTAGTTGTTGCAGTACTGGGTGTAGATGGCAaattcctggctctgcaggtaAAGGGAACACAGTGAGAGCCTGGTATGACCACgtgtccccctggtgtccccacaaGGCTCCCTGTGCCCTTACCCGGGTGACGAAGCACACGGCCACAGCCACGGGGTCATTGGCGCAGCTCTCCAGGTTTTgcaggagggtgctgggggCACAGAGAGGACAGGGTGACCACAGCCCCCCACACACCCACGGGAAAGGGTCACACTCCTGTCACCTCCCCGTGGCACCTGCTCCCCCACCTGCTGAGCTCATAGATGTCCTCGATGTTCCCGAAGAGCGCGCTGACCTGCTCTGGTCGCAACACCGGCTCCTCCGCGTCGATGATCTTGCCCAGGTAACCCTGCCGGGCACCCACGGTGGCACCATTGCACCCCTAGACCCCACACCGTGTCTAGGGGGTGTGCCCCGTGTGCCCCCTGGCACCCACCTCCACGATGCTGCGCAGGTCCCGGGCGTAGGTGCGCTCTGACTCCACGATCTCCTGCACCACACGGTCCAGGTAGCTGGGCTTGGCCCCGGGACTCCCGAAAGCTGCCAGGGGGTGCCCACCACGGGCACCGGGCCACCCCCCTGGGGACGCATTGTTGTTGGCGTTATGGAGCCCCTCGGCCCATGGCTCGGTCCTGGTGCCGCGCGGATcctccatggcacagctgggctccaggctcagggcagggcgCTGCGGGCACGCGGGCACCGGCATCCCGGCATCCCCTGGCACCAGTGGGGCACAGGGCGGCTCTGGTGGGAGAATGGTGGGTTAGGGGGTGCAGAGAGTCCCCAAACATGGGTGCTGTGTGGCACCAAGGGAGTTCACGCTGACGAAGAGTCCTGATGCCAAACCCTCTATGCCAAGGAGTGCTAGCATCCTCCGACCCCAAAAATTCCTGGGTACGGAGTCTCTGCACAGCCCACCAATGCTGAGATTTGGGAGTCCAGCCCCCCCTCATCCCAGACCCGGGGACCGCGCTGGGACCGGGTGCGACGAGCGCCTCTGCCCCCACCCACCGGGGCCGTGCGTCACCGCCGCGCCCGCGGGACACCTTCCAGGTGAGCTCAGCGCCGGCTCGCCCTTCCGGACCACCGGTGCCACCGGGATCCTCCCGTGCAGCCGAAAACGCTCAGTGCCACAAACACGGTTGGGACAGCCAGAAAACAGCGGCCAGTGGCAAAGCGTGTGGGAGTGTCGAGGACACTGAGCCCGG includes the following:
- the PLEKHG3 gene encoding pleckstrin homology domain-containing family G member 3, with the translated sequence MPVPACPQRPALSLEPSCAMEDPRGTRTEPWAEGLHNANNNASPGGWPGARGGHPLAAFGSPGAKPSYLDRVVQEIVESERTYARDLRSIVEGYLGKIIDAEEPVLRPEQVSALFGNIEDIYELSSTLLQNLESCANDPVAVAVCFVTRSQEFAIYTQYCNNYPSSVAALTECMRSKVQARFLRECQERLRHALPLGAYLLKPVQRILKYHLLLQEIARHFEHKAGDDYELVLEAIDTMTCVAWYINDMKRKHEHAIRQQEIQSLLLGWKGPDLTSYGELVLEGTFRTQRVRHDRALFLFDKALLITKRRGDHYVYKSHIPCSSLMLIESTRDSLCFSLAHYKHGKQQHSLQAKSVEEKRVWTHHIKRLILENHHATIPQKAKEAILEMDLFYPPRLPRCSPERLKKSWSCQPLGDAATEPLQGRRQSEPFQHQGHMETLLERLQGHGGRRQSGVDSGRDQGARGADELGDTGVMPLSSPLPPEPTKHNLWHLGEQGELNTGSNGALLEMGEPHQHPRAWAAVEGMVAEEEEEEEEEALGKDCQEELPESRDLLLEPQEEQAGEHPWVLEGPKRPSSWGPGSCEKVSVTPRPPPRSAQGPGTHTPNSSAEEHPKVPKSPSLVGTLALHSGDREPEHTAEDLQVLSSEEEEEEEEGEGAASILPPSVLDQASVIAERFGGGSSLSRRSSLALEGTLGRTPSHGGSTLSLDGGPPLESAEPGESRSAIPSPEPFIRARRESLLSNRDRLLLDKIKSYYGHAEHRDAGFGVRRRESLSFIPKGLVRSSVCRLNGLPRPPESPEPPSQPEAPELCQENGAQPPEPLLILEEDDVGTAVSPPGPPPQLLLTPPHLGTKVYQLARQYSLRIKSRRAGTRRPPLTPQEDGDPTPSTPLLAVPQDEALVASPSPRGPRSPSSPVGAEPFTWPDVQELRARFGGPRPPLVSRSRSAPEGPSRGGRPAGKERGSARSRSAETNGGSNTPSPAPARYSSDGALWVASEAPLGPGQRVVVLERLPEPPAYVQIRSPTTREKICLKAVVERCKAYQASEEYRRRCPETPGSPEPLRHGLVRDLRQKFQTLDAAS